A single region of the Pararge aegeria chromosome 18, ilParAegt1.1, whole genome shotgun sequence genome encodes:
- the LOC120631736 gene encoding piggyBac transposable element-derived protein 4-like: MSDFSDSDSDYQPPPLWDGSNSTSSDSCLSQDDVSLLHESTPVPPEPPRPDWHQPNGSRQKRFPLDIQPGINISNNCNRELDIFRLFLNQDIMDLMVQMTNCYANKVKILKVVTRNMRLAKWTDCTEEEILKFLGLLIFMGLNKLPKISDYWSNKKLYKNEIARQAMSRNRFELLLRCWHFEDSFFHASNTDRLIKIRRLVQLLTATFRNAKTPGEYITVDETMVAFRGRIKFMQYIPGKRHKYGIKLFKVCDDDGYTYDLIVYEGKNSSGQTNTPTNLVMKLCQPYLGVGRSVVTDNYYTSVDLAQQLLQNDTHLIGTLRRNRKGLPKKVVQEKLNKGEMIALENNDGILILKWKDKRDVLALSTKHSVGFVTVTSKRNRNKKVMKPTLIADYNKHKCSIDLSDQMASYANPARRTIRWFQKLAIELLFSTAVTNAFIIYKTHKQLSSKKYTITDFRENLCLQMLGITSSSNSVGSLPRRQIQHKFSKSTLTDHRGRLIRRRCIHCYKKNRDAGLSAKEARDQTKKVNTVCLECPTKPSVCGQCYAEIHIQINP, from the coding sequence ATGTCGGATTTTAGTGACTCTGATTCGGACTATCAACCGCCGCCATTATGGGATGGATCTAATTCGACTAGCAGCGACTCGTGTTTATCTCAAGACGATGTTTCACTTCTGCACGAAAGCACACCAGTGCCCCCGGAGCCACCGCGACCTGACTGGCATCAACCTAACGGATCGCGACAAAAGAGGTTTCCATTGGATATACAACCAGGtattaatatttctaacaaTTGTAACAGGGAACTTGATATttttcgattatttttaaaccaagatATTATGGATCTTATGGTGCAAATGACCAATTGTTATGCTAATAaggtaaaaatacttaaagttgTCACACGCAACATGAGACTTGCCAAATGGACAGACTGTACTgaagaagaaattttaaaattcttgggCCTGCTGATTTTTATGGGACtcaataaattacctaaaattAGCGACTACTGGAGCaataaaaaactgtataaaAACGAAATAGCTCGCCAAGCTatgagtagaaaccgattcgagCTGTTATTGAGATGTTGGCATTTTGAAGACAGTTTTTTCCATGCATCAAATACAGACCGTCTTATAAAGATAAGACGTTTGGTGCAGTTACTCACAGCCACATTTCGAAATGCCAAAACACCTGGAGAATATATCACTGTGGACGAGACCATGGTAGCTTTCAGAGGGCGTATAAAATTTATGCAGTACATTCCTGGCAAAAGACACAAGTATGGGATCAAACTTTTTAAAGTCTGTGATGATGACGGTTATACGTACGACCTTATCGTTTACGAAGGTAAAAACTCAAGCGGGCAAACCAATACACCTACGAATTTAGTAATGAAACTATGTCAACCTTACCTAGGGGTAGGCAGGAGTGTGGTGACGGATAATTATTATACCAGCGTCGACTTAGCGCAACAATTATTGCAAAACGATACGCATCTGATTGGTACATTACGCAGAAACAGGAAAGGATTGCCGAAAAAAGTTGTTCAAGAAAAATTGAACAAAGGTGAAATGATCGCTTTAGAAAACAATGACGGTATTCTTATACTCAAATGGAAGGACAAGCGTGATGTTTTAGCTTTGTCGACAAAACACTCTGTTGGTTTTGTTACTGTTACGAGCAAAAGGAACCGTAACAAGAAAGTTATGAAACCTACCCTGATTGCTGATTATAACAAACACAAATGCTCCATAGATTTATCAGATCAAATGGCAAGCTATGCCAATCCTGCCAGAAGAACGATCCGTTGGTTCCAGAAGCTAGCCATAGAACTGTTATTTTCGACTGCTGTCACAAacgcttttataatttacaaaactcATAAGCAGCTTAGTAGCAAGAAGTACACCATAACGGATTTCAGAGAGAATCTCTGCTTGCAGATGTTGGGAATCACTTCCAGTTCGAACTCAGTGGGTAGTTTGCCAAGGCGGCAAATACAACATAAATTCAGTAAATCAACACTTACTGATCATAGAGGAAGACTTATTCGGCGACGATGCAtccattgttataaaaaaaacagagatGCTGGACTATCAGCTAAAGAAGCCAGAGATCaaacaaaaaaggtaaatacaGTGTGCCTGGAATGCCCAACTAAACCTAGTGTTTGTGGACAATGTTACGCAGAAATCCACATCCAAATTAAtccttag
- the LOC120631568 gene encoding uncharacterized protein LOC120631568 has translation MFKYLFFALFLYTSVEAYVGIIAEEEKPAKFADQEGCYLSDYDRMLQFDVPFTPQDGTACVKYTCKDTKLIHIEGCSAKGISDNCERTPSDLTQAFPDCCEKVRCTLPDGRIIEV, from the exons ATGTTTAAATACCTCTTTTTCGCATTGTTTCTTTACACAAGTGTTGAAGCGTATGTAGGTATTATAGCTGAAGAGGAAAAACCAGCCAAGTTCG ctgATCAAGAAGGTTGCTACCTTTCTGATTACGATCGCATGCTACAATTCGATGTTCCTTTCACACCACAAGATGGCACTGCTTGTGTAAAGTATACTTGCAAGGATACTAAATTAATACATATCGAAGG ATGCAGTGCTAAAGGAATATCCGATAATTGCGAAAGAACTCCCTCAGATTTGACCCAAGCATTCCCAGATTGCTGTGAAAAGGTCCGCTGCACTCTTCCCGATGGACGAATCATTGAAGTCTAA